From Spirosoma aerolatum, one genomic window encodes:
- a CDS encoding MBL fold metallo-hydrolase, whose translation MESELELDEPIAVGTKNPYDVTADVSGLKTLFVNVFFIGEPGHGNPWVLVDAGLMGYAGAIKGRAEELFGPGTKPRAIVLTHGHADHTGSLKTLLKDWDVPVYVHRLEIPYLTGKSSYPPPDPAIGGGGMSYMSWIFPIGPMDFGDAIRPIAENGQIPELPNWRAIHTPGHAPGHISLFRDKDRTLIAGDAFVTTNQNTISAVATQREEFHGPPAYFTCDWEAAKQSVIKLNNLNPLAAGTGHGIAVRGLELELGLNRLAHEFESRSIPSLDGRYVKQAAITDEHGIVEMPTPVSFHVARGLGLGLVAGLLTYMIWAIQRDR comes from the coding sequence ATGGAAAGCGAACTGGAACTGGATGAGCCGATAGCGGTCGGCACGAAAAACCCGTATGATGTAACCGCCGATGTATCGGGCTTGAAAACACTGTTTGTCAATGTATTTTTCATTGGTGAACCTGGGCACGGTAATCCCTGGGTACTGGTCGATGCGGGCTTGATGGGGTATGCCGGAGCCATAAAAGGTCGGGCCGAGGAATTATTTGGACCCGGCACCAAGCCCAGAGCGATTGTACTGACTCATGGGCATGCCGATCATACGGGTTCATTGAAAACATTGTTGAAAGACTGGGATGTACCCGTTTACGTCCATCGGCTGGAAATTCCATACTTAACCGGGAAGTCGAGTTATCCACCACCCGATCCGGCAATTGGGGGCGGTGGAATGTCGTATATGTCATGGATTTTTCCTATTGGGCCAATGGATTTTGGCGATGCCATTCGACCGATTGCGGAGAATGGACAAATCCCGGAATTACCCAACTGGCGTGCTATTCATACCCCCGGCCATGCCCCCGGTCACATATCCCTGTTTCGTGATAAAGATCGAACACTCATTGCGGGTGATGCCTTTGTGACCACCAATCAGAATACTATTTCGGCAGTGGCTACCCAGCGTGAAGAGTTTCATGGACCTCCAGCCTATTTTACCTGCGATTGGGAAGCAGCTAAACAATCAGTGATTAAGTTGAATAATCTAAATCCGTTAGCGGCTGGAACGGGGCATGGTATAGCGGTGCGCGGACTTGAACTGGAACTAGGGTTGAATCGGTTGGCGCACGAATTCGAATCACGTTCGATTCCCTCCTTAGACGGACGCTATGTAAAACAGGCGGCTATTACTGATGAACATGGAATTGTAGAGATGCCGACCCCGGTTTCGTTTCATGTAGCACGGGGACTGGGCTTAGGCTTGGTAGCGGGTTTACTGACCTATATGATCTGGGCTATTCAGCGGGATCGCTAA
- a CDS encoding PepSY-associated TM helix domain-containing protein has product MSKSQQQPWITAKKHQLANGHSVRQQPAVKSLGGVRWAGVARWLHLYLSVVSFILVLFFAVTGLTLNHADWFDDATQTTELKGKLNPAWVAGTDTGTVNKLAIVEYLRATHQLKGMVSEFRIDDRECSLSFHGPGYSADAFVKRPDGTYTITETKMGLMAVLNDLHKGRDTGRGWAWVIDIAAVFMTLVSLTGLALLLLLKKRRVSGLGWLVIGGTATGLAYWLLVV; this is encoded by the coding sequence ATGTCGAAATCACAGCAGCAGCCCTGGATTACCGCGAAAAAACATCAACTCGCTAATGGGCATTCCGTGCGGCAACAGCCAGCCGTAAAATCGCTGGGGGGCGTCCGCTGGGCAGGGGTAGCCCGCTGGCTGCACCTCTACCTATCGGTAGTGAGCTTCATACTGGTGCTCTTCTTTGCGGTAACGGGCCTTACGCTCAACCATGCCGACTGGTTCGACGACGCTACCCAAACGACAGAACTCAAAGGAAAACTCAATCCTGCATGGGTAGCTGGTACGGATACGGGAACTGTTAACAAACTGGCCATTGTCGAGTATCTGCGGGCCACCCACCAGCTCAAAGGCATGGTCAGTGAGTTTCGGATTGATGATCGCGAGTGTTCGCTGTCCTTTCACGGACCGGGTTACTCGGCCGATGCGTTTGTTAAACGACCCGATGGTACCTATACGATCACCGAAACCAAAATGGGACTGATGGCAGTACTCAACGACCTGCATAAAGGCAGGGATACAGGCCGGGGCTGGGCATGGGTCATTGACATTGCTGCCGTGTTCATGACACTGGTTTCGCTAACCGGATTAGCCTTGTTGCTCCTCCTGAAAAAACGGCGGGTCAGTGGTCTTGGCTGGTTAGTGATCGGGGGCACTGCCACTGGGTTAGCGTACTGGCTACTAGTCGTTTAG
- the pepT gene encoding peptidase T, giving the protein MKDYQFTAVERFLRYVQIDTQSDPQSTANPSTAKQKDLSRLLVEELHQMGIADAELDEWGYVYATIPATSDKTTVPTICFCSHVDTSPDVTGEGVKPIIHSHWNGTDIVLPDDPNQIIRVADHPDLRQQIGNDIITASGTTLLGADNKAGVAEIMDAANYLITHPDSKHGRIRLLFTPDEEVGRGTEKVDIKKLGADFGYTIDGEALGTLEDETFSADAVKITIQGVSTHPGFAKGKLENALKIAADLLAALPKNALSPETTEDKAGFVHPTRLDGNQDQAVLEFIIRDFTEVGLQEKELYLQNMLNDVLANYPGSSAQFVVKKQYRNMKNVLDQYPAVVDNALEAIKRAGLSAERRSIRGGTDGSRLSFMGLPCPNIFAGEHAFHSRLEWVSVQDMQKAVEVIVNVATVWEERS; this is encoded by the coding sequence ATGAAAGATTACCAATTTACGGCGGTTGAGCGTTTTCTGCGCTATGTTCAGATCGATACGCAGTCAGACCCGCAATCAACAGCTAACCCAAGTACCGCCAAACAGAAAGACCTCAGTCGATTATTGGTAGAGGAGTTGCACCAGATGGGCATTGCCGATGCTGAACTGGATGAATGGGGGTACGTATACGCAACTATTCCGGCTACGTCCGATAAGACGACCGTTCCGACCATCTGCTTTTGTTCGCATGTCGATACATCGCCTGATGTGACAGGTGAAGGGGTGAAACCAATCATTCATAGCCACTGGAATGGAACCGATATTGTCCTGCCCGACGACCCTAATCAGATAATTCGTGTGGCTGATCATCCTGATCTTCGACAGCAGATTGGCAACGACATTATTACGGCCAGTGGCACTACGCTGCTGGGAGCCGATAACAAAGCGGGTGTAGCCGAGATTATGGATGCGGCTAATTATCTCATTACGCATCCTGATAGTAAACATGGCCGTATTCGGTTGCTCTTTACACCCGATGAAGAGGTTGGGCGAGGCACTGAAAAAGTAGACATCAAGAAACTTGGGGCCGATTTTGGCTATACCATCGATGGAGAAGCCTTAGGCACTCTAGAAGATGAAACCTTCTCGGCTGATGCGGTAAAAATTACGATTCAGGGGGTCAGTACGCATCCGGGTTTTGCTAAAGGCAAGCTCGAAAATGCGTTGAAAATAGCAGCCGACTTGTTGGCGGCACTGCCCAAAAATGCCCTTTCTCCCGAAACAACCGAGGATAAAGCAGGCTTCGTTCATCCCACTCGGCTGGATGGTAATCAGGATCAGGCTGTGCTGGAGTTTATCATTCGCGATTTTACGGAAGTGGGCTTGCAGGAAAAAGAACTCTATCTGCAAAACATGCTGAACGACGTATTGGCAAATTACCCAGGTTCGTCGGCACAGTTTGTGGTTAAAAAGCAATACCGCAACATGAAAAATGTGCTGGACCAGTACCCAGCCGTGGTCGATAATGCACTGGAAGCCATCAAACGGGCGGGCCTTTCAGCTGAACGACGTAGTATCCGGGGAGGGACCGATGGGTCGAGGCTATCATTCATGGGGTTGCCCTGTCCCAATATTTTTGCTGGAGAACATGCGTTTCATTCGCGGCTGGAATGGGTGTCGGTTCAGGATATGCAGAAAGCCGTTGAAGTCATTGTGAATGTAGCCACTGTTTGGGAAGAGCGCAGCTAA
- a CDS encoding DUF2271 domain-containing protein, with the protein MNAISIVGLAPLIASLPGSATSGLFINHLENVLGTSFDLKVAARSYTAARQAEQLILAEIDRLSTVLSGYQSDSEFSQWLSAPLHKPIVISDDLFAVLSTFDRWHSQTSGAISAAAQQLNQLWQQAAHRQSAPTETERQQAVEAINQTHWQLNADQKTATRLTQAPLRLHTFTKSYVLDRAANVAINLPGVDGLVLNSGGDIVVRGNWQEPVSVANPQADAENAAPIAQLQVKNGAIATSGNYRRGYQIGNEWVSHIMDPRTGLPAQEVISATVLHPDAITAGALATAFNVLAPSESEALAAQLPNTEYLLVTRDGQTVRSANWPTTTLPKASSGSAEALTTAHLLSLPIKDKLWNPNQELQITLELARFEGRSHRPFVAIWVEDESGKPVRQLALWYNKPRWLHDLREWYSLQTDKATSVTSATRSPGEYTLVWDGKDDDGQYVKQGKYTILIEAAREHGSYQLIRQTMDFNGKVKQQPLTGNVEITAAALDYREKTSTR; encoded by the coding sequence ATGAATGCAATCTCCATCGTAGGTCTTGCTCCGCTTATAGCCAGTCTACCCGGTTCAGCCACCAGCGGCCTGTTTATCAATCACCTGGAAAACGTCCTCGGCACCTCCTTCGATCTTAAAGTTGCCGCTCGCTCTTATACAGCAGCTCGACAGGCTGAACAATTGATTTTGGCTGAAATTGATCGACTGAGCACGGTGCTGAGCGGCTATCAGTCCGATAGCGAATTCAGCCAGTGGCTGTCGGCTCCTCTCCATAAGCCCATTGTCATTTCCGACGATCTGTTTGCAGTGCTCAGCACATTTGACCGATGGCACTCGCAAACGTCGGGCGCTATCAGCGCAGCCGCCCAGCAACTCAATCAACTTTGGCAACAGGCCGCTCATCGCCAGTCGGCACCTACCGAAACGGAACGCCAACAGGCGGTAGAAGCGATCAATCAGACGCATTGGCAACTCAATGCCGATCAAAAAACGGCAACCCGATTGACCCAGGCACCCCTTCGACTACATACGTTTACCAAAAGTTACGTGCTTGATCGAGCAGCCAACGTTGCGATCAATCTACCGGGGGTAGATGGCTTAGTACTCAATAGCGGGGGCGATATAGTGGTTCGGGGTAATTGGCAGGAACCCGTTTCAGTTGCCAACCCACAGGCCGATGCCGAAAATGCTGCCCCCATAGCCCAGCTTCAGGTAAAAAATGGTGCCATAGCCACCAGTGGAAATTACCGTCGGGGTTATCAGATCGGAAACGAGTGGGTATCGCATATTATGGACCCACGTACAGGCTTACCGGCTCAGGAGGTTATCAGCGCAACAGTACTCCATCCTGATGCGATTACGGCTGGTGCATTGGCAACCGCTTTCAATGTGCTAGCTCCTTCCGAAAGCGAAGCTCTGGCCGCTCAGTTACCCAACACCGAATACCTACTGGTTACCCGCGACGGGCAAACAGTTCGTAGTGCCAACTGGCCAACTACTACCTTACCCAAAGCCTCGTCAGGTTCCGCAGAGGCTTTAACAACGGCTCATCTGCTCTCGCTCCCCATTAAAGACAAACTGTGGAACCCTAATCAGGAGTTACAAATAACACTGGAACTGGCTCGCTTTGAAGGGCGCTCGCACCGTCCGTTTGTAGCGATTTGGGTTGAGGACGAATCCGGGAAGCCCGTCCGACAACTGGCTCTGTGGTATAACAAACCTCGCTGGCTACACGATCTGCGGGAATGGTACAGCCTGCAAACCGATAAGGCCACTTCCGTTACCAGTGCCACTCGATCACCGGGCGAATATACACTGGTCTGGGATGGAAAAGATGACGATGGCCAATATGTAAAACAGGGTAAATACACCATCCTGATCGAAGCGGCACGGGAGCATGGCTCTTATCAGCTTATTCGTCAGACGATGGATTTCAATGGAAAAGTTAAACAGCAACCCCTCACCGGAAATGTCGAAATCACAGCAGCAGCCCTGGATTACCGCGAAAAAACATCAACTCGCTAA
- a CDS encoding carboxylesterase/lipase family protein, which produces MNASRRNFLQSLGVGVAGLGVPYSSDAAGPNRPKVTKPTGDDQLLFVGDNIAVANTEYGKVRGFILRGIHQFLGIPYGADTSGKNRFMPPQKPTPWTDIRPALWWGNSAPQIMEKRYANPYASFVDHWNYDDVSEDCLKLNVWTPALDKQKRPVVVWLHGGGFTNGNGIEQDGYHGENLSRFGNVVFCSLNHRLGPLGYTDLKAVGGHAASGNVGNLDMVAALEWVKNNIANFGGDPNNVTIIGQSGGGAKVTTLMNMPSAKGLFHKAVALSGSSLAGANKEYAEKLGQKVMEEAGLKQGEIEKLQQIPWLDYIAIANRAVEKMADEAKRMGIQRGGYSPVGDGTYLSSGAFFNDPNHFSADIPLMICTTFHEMNPNRTDASLEAISLDQVKEKIKPRFGDKSGDIVDAYARNFPKARPIELWALIVSNRKNAVAAADAKASQHKAPVYVAWFGWQPPLFDGRMRAFHCDDICFWFYNTDLMLTHTGGGKRPRALSEKMAGSFINFMKTGNPNGGGLPNWKPYTTQNGETMILDDVPALANDPDREARKALA; this is translated from the coding sequence ATGAACGCTTCAAGACGTAATTTTTTACAATCGCTGGGAGTTGGTGTAGCTGGTTTAGGTGTGCCATACTCATCGGATGCGGCTGGCCCAAATCGCCCTAAAGTGACAAAGCCAACCGGTGATGATCAACTATTATTCGTGGGCGACAACATCGCTGTGGCCAATACCGAATACGGCAAAGTCAGAGGGTTTATCCTCAGAGGCATTCATCAGTTTTTAGGTATTCCGTATGGGGCCGATACGTCCGGTAAAAATCGGTTTATGCCCCCGCAAAAACCTACACCCTGGACCGACATACGGCCTGCGTTGTGGTGGGGTAATTCCGCTCCGCAGATTATGGAAAAACGCTATGCGAATCCTTACGCATCGTTTGTTGACCACTGGAACTACGACGATGTATCGGAAGATTGTCTGAAACTCAACGTCTGGACGCCGGCTTTAGACAAACAAAAACGCCCGGTGGTGGTCTGGCTGCATGGAGGAGGTTTCACGAATGGAAACGGCATTGAGCAGGACGGCTATCATGGCGAAAATCTGTCCCGGTTTGGCAATGTGGTTTTCTGCTCGCTCAACCACCGGCTCGGACCCTTGGGCTATACGGACCTGAAAGCGGTGGGTGGTCATGCCGCTTCTGGCAACGTAGGCAATCTGGATATGGTAGCAGCACTCGAATGGGTGAAGAATAACATCGCCAATTTTGGTGGAGATCCCAACAACGTAACCATTATTGGGCAGTCGGGTGGAGGAGCTAAGGTAACGACGCTGATGAATATGCCATCGGCAAAAGGGCTGTTTCATAAGGCAGTGGCTTTGAGTGGTAGCTCACTGGCCGGAGCCAATAAGGAATACGCCGAGAAACTGGGCCAGAAGGTTATGGAAGAGGCTGGACTGAAACAAGGCGAAATCGAAAAGCTTCAGCAGATTCCCTGGCTTGACTACATTGCCATCGCCAATCGGGCAGTCGAAAAAATGGCCGACGAAGCAAAACGAATGGGTATTCAGCGGGGCGGGTATTCGCCTGTAGGTGACGGGACTTACCTAAGTAGTGGTGCCTTTTTCAACGACCCAAACCATTTCTCGGCCGATATTCCGCTGATGATTTGTACGACCTTCCACGAAATGAATCCCAATCGGACCGATGCATCGCTGGAAGCCATTTCGCTGGATCAGGTGAAGGAGAAAATTAAGCCACGCTTTGGTGATAAATCGGGCGATATTGTCGATGCCTATGCCCGGAATTTCCCGAAAGCGCGGCCGATAGAGCTATGGGCACTGATTGTGTCGAACCGGAAAAATGCCGTTGCTGCCGCCGATGCCAAAGCGTCGCAGCATAAAGCACCGGTGTATGTGGCCTGGTTTGGCTGGCAACCGCCCCTGTTTGATGGACGGATGCGGGCGTTCCACTGCGACGACATCTGTTTCTGGTTCTACAATACTGATCTGATGCTCACCCATACGGGTGGAGGGAAGCGGCCACGGGCGTTATCGGAAAAGATGGCAGGCTCGTTTATCAATTTTATGAAAACGGGTAACCCGAACGGCGGTGGCCTCCCCAACTGGAAACCCTACACGACGCAAAACGGTGAAACTATGATTCTGGACGATGTTCCGGCACTGGCCAACGACCCCGACCGCGAAGCCCGGAAAGCACTGGCCTAA
- a CDS encoding TetR/AcrR family transcriptional regulator, with translation MKERIIAEARHLFNQFGVRTVRLEDIAQELGISKKTVYQYFDSKEELVRLMLENQLNENLREASAILTRVDNPILEALLIWNRLIHYRRTVNPNLFRDIERHYPTVWGFFQQFRAEYINTILVSNLQHGIEQTVYRTDLELGVIAWLWADQSQRETPYETSDEAIKHHFIRGLLTRKGLDIYETMQGELAMV, from the coding sequence ATGAAAGAACGTATTATTGCCGAAGCCCGGCATCTGTTTAATCAATTTGGCGTGCGAACCGTCAGGCTGGAAGATATTGCCCAGGAACTCGGTATCTCGAAGAAAACCGTGTATCAGTATTTCGATAGCAAGGAAGAACTGGTTCGACTGATGCTGGAAAATCAGTTGAACGAAAATCTGCGGGAAGCCAGCGCCATTTTAACCCGAGTAGATAATCCCATTCTGGAGGCCCTGCTGATCTGGAATCGGCTGATCCATTACCGACGAACCGTAAATCCGAATCTATTCCGGGATATTGAACGGCATTACCCCACCGTCTGGGGGTTCTTTCAACAATTCCGGGCCGAATACATCAATACCATTCTGGTCAGCAATCTACAACACGGCATCGAGCAGACTGTGTACCGGACCGATCTGGAACTGGGGGTAATCGCCTGGTTATGGGCCGACCAAAGCCAGCGAGAAACCCCCTATGAAACCTCCGACGAAGCGATAAAGCATCATTTCATTCGGGGTTTGCTAACCCGTAAAGGACTAGACATATACGAGACTATGCAAGGCGAGTTGGCGATGGTATAG
- a CDS encoding acyl carrier protein: MTTYERVFQKLQQFLFRTFTLPYSTIAAYQQLQGTLGLSEWEFTEAVVVLETHFGVVLPDEALTPRLTVGELCTLVSQQAGVPNR; this comes from the coding sequence ATGACAACCTACGAACGAGTCTTTCAAAAACTACAGCAATTTCTCTTCCGAACATTTACGTTACCCTATTCGACCATTGCCGCCTATCAGCAACTCCAGGGAACGCTGGGATTAAGTGAGTGGGAATTTACCGAAGCAGTTGTCGTACTGGAAACGCATTTTGGTGTCGTACTACCCGACGAAGCACTCACACCTCGACTGACGGTGGGTGAATTGTGTACGCTGGTCAGTCAGCAGGCAGGCGTGCCAAATCGATAA
- a CDS encoding GNAT family N-acetyltransferase has translation MLFRKAARQDVPSIVQLLANDKLGQLRENYTDPVPDAYFTAFDHINADPNQELIVVENTEKELIGTLQLSFIQYLTYRGGVRAQIEAVRIREDVRGEGIGQKMIEWAIARARERKAHVIQLTTDKQRPDALRFYEKLGFNASHEGMKLHF, from the coding sequence ATGCTTTTCAGGAAAGCAGCCCGGCAGGACGTTCCATCGATTGTACAATTATTAGCTAACGACAAGTTAGGACAACTTCGGGAGAACTATACCGATCCAGTACCAGACGCTTACTTTACTGCGTTTGACCATATCAATGCCGATCCAAATCAGGAATTGATTGTTGTTGAAAACACTGAGAAAGAACTGATTGGGACATTACAGTTAAGTTTTATTCAGTATCTGACCTATCGGGGAGGTGTAAGGGCGCAAATTGAAGCAGTTCGCATACGGGAGGATGTTCGTGGAGAAGGCATCGGCCAGAAAATGATTGAGTGGGCAATCGCACGAGCCAGAGAACGAAAAGCCCACGTTATACAATTAACGACGGATAAACAACGACCTGACGCCCTTCGATTTTATGAAAAGCTTGGTTTCAACGCATCACATGAAGGAATGAAGCTGCATTTTTAA
- a CDS encoding pyrophosphohydrolase domain-containing protein, producing the protein MQQPDSLNQVAEFHRTFHAPILETPQIPSEARCQLRVALLAEELDELREAIAEGDIVAVADALCDLQYVLSGAVLEFGLGHKFKDLFDEVQRSNMSKACLTVAEAEATVAEYQAKGVPCHYIESDGKFLVYRDADHKTLKSVNYSPANLEGVLSELA; encoded by the coding sequence ATGCAGCAACCCGACTCGCTTAATCAGGTGGCGGAATTTCACCGTACCTTCCATGCCCCTATTTTAGAAACGCCACAAATCCCATCTGAAGCCCGGTGTCAGCTACGGGTGGCCCTACTGGCAGAAGAACTTGATGAACTGCGCGAAGCCATTGCCGAGGGTGATATTGTTGCCGTAGCCGATGCCTTATGCGATTTGCAATACGTATTGTCGGGGGCTGTGTTGGAGTTTGGGCTGGGCCATAAATTCAAAGATTTATTTGATGAAGTACAGCGCTCGAATATGAGCAAAGCCTGTCTGACCGTTGCTGAAGCAGAAGCTACTGTTGCCGAGTATCAGGCCAAAGGAGTACCATGCCACTATATTGAATCGGACGGTAAGTTTCTGGTGTATCGTGATGCGGATCACAAAACGCTGAAAAGTGTCAATTACTCGCCTGCCAATCTGGAGGGTGTTCTTAGCGAATTAGCCTAA